A window from Lactiplantibacillus pentosus encodes these proteins:
- a CDS encoding APC family permease, whose translation MDSDKTTKIGLFQLVMLTLGSLIGSGWLFGSWEASKIAGPAAIISWVIGGAVIAAIAYDYVELGAMFPEAGGMSRYAQYSHGPLLGFISSWANWISLITLIPIEAVAAVQYMSSWPWSWANWTHQFLKNGTITTAGLMVVFLFMLVFTLLNFWSVKILTSFTSLISVFKIGVPTLTIIMLTIASFHPENYGHSLHEFMPYGSAPIFAATSSAGIIFSFNAFQTVINMGSEIENPNKNIGHGIFISLLISGIIYIVLQSVFITAIKPSAVAAHGWSGINFNSPFADLAIMLGIRWLSVLLYMDAFVSPVGTGVSFAASTGRALYAMESNQRIPSFVGKINQKYGIPRVAMIVNLVLSMLMVSVFRSWATLATVICTSTLIAYLTGPVTAVAFRKLAPDFKRPVKLKHLNWMAPLSFVLASLAVYWAMWPTTVEVILVILLGLPFYFYYEYRAGYVNTRKAFWSSMWMIFYLIFISIMSYIGSHQFNGINWIPYPWDFVVIIIASLGFYYWGIKSAHVFPDFYQAKELNDTVKE comes from the coding sequence ATGGATTCTGACAAAACGACTAAGATTGGATTATTTCAACTTGTAATGTTAACGCTTGGTTCCTTAATTGGATCAGGCTGGCTTTTCGGTTCTTGGGAAGCCTCGAAAATAGCAGGCCCCGCTGCTATTATTTCATGGGTCATCGGGGGTGCGGTCATTGCCGCAATTGCTTACGATTATGTTGAACTTGGCGCAATGTTTCCGGAAGCCGGCGGGATGAGCCGATACGCACAATATTCCCACGGACCGCTTCTGGGATTTATTTCTTCATGGGCCAATTGGATTTCGTTAATTACGTTAATTCCAATAGAGGCTGTTGCTGCCGTTCAATATATGAGTTCATGGCCGTGGTCGTGGGCAAACTGGACCCATCAGTTCTTGAAAAATGGCACCATTACCACAGCAGGATTAATGGTGGTTTTCTTATTCATGTTGGTTTTCACTCTTTTGAACTTCTGGTCAGTTAAAATTCTAACCAGTTTTACCAGTTTAATCTCAGTTTTTAAGATCGGGGTACCAACGCTAACCATTATTATGCTGACAATTGCCAGTTTTCATCCCGAAAACTATGGCCATTCACTCCACGAATTTATGCCATACGGGTCAGCACCGATTTTTGCGGCTACTTCATCAGCCGGTATTATTTTCTCGTTCAATGCCTTTCAAACGGTTATTAATATGGGAAGTGAAATCGAAAACCCAAATAAAAATATCGGTCATGGCATTTTTATTTCACTTTTGATTAGTGGGATTATCTACATTGTCCTTCAAAGTGTCTTTATAACGGCAATTAAGCCATCCGCGGTTGCAGCACACGGATGGAGTGGTATTAACTTCAATTCCCCATTTGCCGACTTGGCAATTATGTTGGGAATCCGCTGGTTATCCGTTCTGCTTTACATGGATGCCTTTGTTTCACCCGTCGGAACCGGTGTCTCGTTTGCCGCATCAACTGGCCGAGCACTTTACGCGATGGAAAGTAACCAGCGTATTCCGAGTTTCGTAGGTAAGATCAATCAAAAATATGGGATTCCCCGTGTTGCGATGATTGTTAACCTGGTTCTAAGTATGCTGATGGTTTCTGTATTTAGATCATGGGCAACCTTGGCAACGGTTATCTGTACGTCAACCTTAATTGCGTACTTAACCGGGCCGGTAACAGCGGTTGCCTTTCGAAAATTGGCACCAGATTTTAAACGTCCTGTTAAGTTAAAGCATTTAAATTGGATGGCACCACTTTCGTTTGTCTTGGCTTCACTTGCCGTATATTGGGCAATGTGGCCAACAACCGTTGAAGTTATTTTGGTTATTTTACTAGGATTACCATTCTACTTTTATTACGAGTACCGAGCTGGTTATGTGAATACCCGGAAAGCATTTTGGTCAAGTATGTGGATGATTTTTTATCTCATTTTCATTTCAATCATGTCCTACATTGGCAGTCACCAATTTAACGGTATCAATTGGATCCCATATCCTTGGGACTTTGTCGTGATTATTATTGCATCCCTTGGTTTTTATTATTGGGGAATCAAGAGTGCTCACGTCTTCCCGGACTTTTATCAGGCCAAGGAACTAAATGATACGGTAAAAGAATAG
- a CDS encoding IS30 family transposase produces MTQTKNIMPKHYQQLQSFERGQIESLTRLGFGVRQIASRLHRSPSTISRELKRGLTTQIDSQKHRSYQGYFAERGAAYYREQRAKCHPKGLLQRAAVFFKSLPKALKAKPRVFSVDTYVHYFKAHYPGFPCPSTATVYRYIEAGKLPELHNYDLPMKLRRRAKRPNHRHARLNKKRLGQSIEDRPAVVRKRQELGHWEGDLVKAKRVESEPALMTLTERVSRMEIIVKLPDYRAETCRQALQDTIDDYGAENFRTITFDNGSEFASLNQALEQDYQIKVYFCHPYSPWERGSNEYFNRRLRWFFPKKTNFSQVTTDEILAALELINQRPLKIHHQQTAIERFRTCSD; encoded by the coding sequence ATGACCCAAACTAAGAATATCATGCCTAAGCATTACCAACAACTCCAATCTTTTGAACGCGGTCAAATTGAGTCCCTGACTCGATTAGGATTTGGCGTTCGTCAGATCGCCAGCCGGCTTCACCGGAGTCCCAGCACCATTTCTCGCGAATTAAAACGCGGGTTAACCACCCAGATTGATTCCCAGAAACATCGGTCATATCAGGGCTACTTTGCCGAGCGCGGGGCGGCTTACTATCGAGAACAGCGGGCCAAGTGTCACCCCAAAGGTTTACTGCAGCGGGCTGCCGTGTTCTTCAAGTCCCTGCCGAAAGCTTTAAAAGCTAAGCCACGAGTTTTCAGTGTCGATACGTATGTCCACTATTTTAAAGCTCATTACCCGGGCTTTCCCTGCCCATCAACGGCTACGGTCTATCGGTATATCGAGGCTGGCAAGCTCCCGGAGCTTCACAACTATGATTTACCCATGAAGCTACGTCGCCGCGCTAAACGCCCGAATCACCGACATGCCCGCCTGAATAAAAAACGGCTTGGACAGTCCATTGAAGACCGGCCCGCAGTGGTTCGGAAACGTCAGGAGTTGGGCCATTGGGAAGGCGACTTAGTGAAAGCCAAACGGGTTGAGTCCGAACCAGCTTTAATGACGTTAACCGAGCGAGTTAGCCGGATGGAAATTATCGTTAAATTGCCTGATTACCGGGCAGAGACTTGCCGGCAAGCCCTCCAAGATACGATTGATGATTACGGTGCAGAAAACTTTCGGACGATCACGTTTGACAACGGCTCGGAATTCGCTAGTTTAAATCAGGCCTTAGAACAGGATTATCAGATCAAAGTTTATTTTTGCCATCCATATTCACCATGGGAGCGAGGTTCCAATGAGTATTTTAATAGACGGTTACGCTGGTTCTTCCCGAAAAAGACCAATTTTAGCCAAGTAACGACTGATGAGATCCTAGCAGCACTTGAACTAATTAATCAACGACCATTAAAAATACATCATCAACAGACTGCCATTGAAAGATTCCGGACTTGTTCGGATTAA